A genome region from Mycobacterium florentinum includes the following:
- a CDS encoding MFS transporter, whose protein sequence is MTAETGTATATARTWTPRIAAQLAVLAAAAFIYVTAEILPVGALSAISRDLHVSVVYVGTLLTWYALVAALTTVPLVRWTAHWPRRRALMLSLTCLTASQVISALAPNFAVLAAGRVLCAFTHGLLWAVIAPIATRLVPPSHAGRATTSIYVGTSLALVIGSPLTAAMSLMWGWRLAVVCVMAAAAVVTVAARVMLPPMVLTKDQLACVGPRSTHHRNPRLIIVSLLAMVAVTGHFVSYTYISVVIRDVVGVRGPNQAWLLAAYGLAGLLAVSLVARPLDRRPRGAIILCMAGLTAAFVVLTALAFGDRTTTLLTALIGTAAIVLWGAMATAVSPMMQSAAMRNGADDPDGASGLYVTAFQVGIMAGSLSGGLLYEHSVATMLTASAGLMGIALAGIAANRRVLDVAPSSSRDS, encoded by the coding sequence ATGACTGCCGAAACCGGAACAGCCACCGCCACCGCGCGAACGTGGACGCCACGGATCGCCGCGCAGCTGGCAGTGCTGGCCGCCGCGGCATTCATCTATGTCACGGCCGAGATTCTGCCGGTGGGCGCGCTGTCCGCGATCTCCCGGGACTTGCACGTCAGCGTCGTCTACGTCGGAACCCTGCTGACCTGGTATGCGCTGGTCGCGGCCCTGACGACGGTGCCGCTGGTGCGCTGGACCGCGCATTGGCCGCGCCGCCGGGCGCTGATGCTCAGCCTGACCTGCCTGACCGCCTCGCAGGTCATCTCGGCGCTGGCGCCCAACTTCGCGGTGCTGGCCGCGGGACGGGTGCTGTGCGCGTTCACCCACGGCCTGCTGTGGGCGGTGATCGCCCCGATCGCCACCCGCCTGGTGCCGCCCAGCCACGCGGGCCGCGCGACGACGTCGATCTACGTCGGAACCAGCCTGGCGCTGGTGATCGGTAGCCCGCTCACGGCGGCGATGAGCCTGATGTGGGGCTGGCGGCTGGCGGTCGTGTGCGTGATGGCCGCGGCGGCCGTCGTCACGGTCGCCGCCCGGGTGATGTTGCCGCCGATGGTGCTCACCAAGGACCAGCTGGCCTGCGTCGGCCCGCGGTCGACCCACCACCGCAATCCGCGGCTGATCATCGTGAGCCTGCTGGCGATGGTCGCGGTCACCGGGCATTTCGTCTCCTACACCTACATCTCGGTGGTCATCCGCGACGTCGTCGGCGTGCGCGGGCCGAACCAGGCCTGGCTGCTGGCCGCCTACGGCCTGGCGGGCCTGCTGGCGGTGTCTCTGGTAGCGCGGCCGCTGGACCGCCGGCCCCGGGGCGCGATCATCCTGTGCATGGCGGGATTGACGGCCGCGTTCGTGGTGCTGACCGCGCTGGCGTTCGGCGACCGCACCACCACCCTGTTGACCGCGCTGATCGGCACCGCCGCGATCGTGCTGTGGGGCGCGATGGCCACCGCGGTGTCGCCGATGATGCAATCCGCCGCGATGCGCAACGGCGCCGACGACCCCGACGGCGCGTCCGGTCTGTACGTGACGGCGTTCCAGGTGGGCATCATGGCCGGCTCCCTGTCGGGTGGTTTGTTGTACGAGCACAGCGTGGCGACGATGCTCACCGCGTCGGCGGGTTTGATGGGAATAGCGCTGGCCGGCATTGCGGCCAACCGGCGGGTGCTGGACGTTGCTCCGTCAAGCTCACGCGATTCATAA
- the ricR gene encoding copper-sensing transcriptional repressor RicR, giving the protein MTTPHGYSQQKDNYAKRLRRIEGQVRGIAKMIEEDKYCIDVLTQISAVNSAMRSVALNLLDEHLGHCVTRAVAEGGSDADDKLAEASAAIARLVRS; this is encoded by the coding sequence ATGACGACTCCACACGGATATTCACAGCAGAAGGACAACTACGCCAAGCGGCTGCGGCGCATCGAGGGTCAGGTGCGCGGCATCGCGAAGATGATCGAGGAAGACAAGTACTGCATCGACGTGCTTACCCAGATCAGCGCCGTAAACAGCGCGATGCGGTCGGTGGCGCTGAACCTGCTCGACGAGCACCTCGGCCACTGCGTGACCCGCGCCGTCGCCGAAGGCGGCAGCGACGCCGACGACAAGCTGGCCGAGGCGTCCGCGGCCATCGCGCGTCTGGTTCGTTCCTGA